The Nonlabens spongiae genome contains a region encoding:
- the gldA gene encoding gliding motility-associated ABC transporter ATP-binding subunit GldA, with protein sequence MSIHVENITKTYGQQKALDEVNFSIKQGEIVGFLGPNGAGKSTMMRILTTYLNADSGVASVNGFDVKKEQRKVQRSIGYLPENNPLYPDMYVKEYLHFSAQIYKIADRKSRVKEVIIETGLQSHESKKIKELSKGYKQRVGLANALLHKPEVLILDEPTTGLDPNQLVEIRQLIRKVGQNATIMLSTHIMQEVEAMCDRVIIINKGKIVADDYLVNLKSDKIQEIEVEFDYKVEPELLMQINHVREAVDIKTASGFYYQLRFETEKDMRSEVFDFAHDHELKILSLNKRNKNLEAMFRELTNE encoded by the coding sequence ATGTCGATTCATGTAGAAAATATTACCAAAACGTACGGCCAGCAGAAAGCGCTAGACGAGGTCAACTTCAGTATCAAACAAGGGGAAATTGTCGGTTTCTTAGGTCCTAATGGTGCGGGTAAATCTACCATGATGCGCATTCTTACTACGTATTTGAACGCCGATAGCGGAGTTGCATCTGTCAACGGTTTTGATGTAAAAAAGGAACAGAGAAAGGTACAACGTAGTATAGGCTATCTGCCGGAGAACAATCCGCTTTACCCAGATATGTACGTGAAGGAGTATCTGCACTTCAGCGCGCAGATCTATAAAATTGCAGATCGAAAAAGTCGCGTCAAAGAAGTTATTATCGAAACTGGTCTACAGTCCCACGAAAGCAAGAAAATCAAGGAACTTTCTAAAGGGTACAAACAGCGTGTAGGACTTGCCAATGCGCTGCTTCACAAACCAGAGGTTCTGATTCTAGACGAACCCACTACAGGACTGGATCCCAACCAACTGGTGGAAATTCGCCAACTTATAAGAAAGGTAGGGCAAAATGCTACCATCATGCTTTCTACCCACATCATGCAGGAGGTTGAGGCCATGTGTGACCGTGTAATCATTATCAATAAAGGAAAGATCGTAGCAGACGACTACCTCGTCAATCTCAAGAGCGACAAGATTCAAGAAATCGAGGTAGAATTTGACTATAAAGTCGAGCCGGAATTACTCATGCAGATCAATCACGTGAGGGAAGCCGTCGATATCAAAACTGCATCTGGCTTTTACTATCAATTACGCTTTGAAACCGAAAAAGACATGCGCAGCGAGGTATTTGACTTTGCCCACGATCATGAACTCAAAATCCTCTCACTCAATAAGCGTAATAAAAACCTTGAGGCGATGTTTAGAGAGTTGACGAACGAGTGA
- a CDS encoding bifunctional 3-deoxy-7-phosphoheptulonate synthase/chorismate mutase type II, with protein sequence MENKKEYRNWLDAHKLDHPLVIAGPCSAETEDQVLKIAHQLKDDDVTYLRAGIWKPRTRPGNFEGVGAIGLKWLQRAKKETGLLTATEVANRTHVDLALEHDIDLLWIGARSTVSPFIVQEIADALEGTDKVVLVKNPVNPDLALWIGAVERFHTANIKNLGVIHRGFSTYDKSKYRNNPEWQIAVDFQTRLPDIPLICDPSHITGKRDMIFDVSQTALDLNYDGLMIETHYDPDNAWSDAAQQVTPETLLQMFKDLRIRKEYDDEAGFQNKLGQLRSQIDILDNTIIETLGKRMKIADSIGGLKKERNVAVLQSKRWNEILGKMILQGEEYGLSEEFILKVFKAVHQESINHQEKVIKG encoded by the coding sequence ATGGAAAATAAGAAGGAATATAGAAACTGGCTCGACGCACACAAATTGGACCACCCACTTGTAATAGCAGGCCCTTGTAGTGCAGAAACGGAAGATCAAGTTTTGAAAATTGCGCATCAACTTAAAGATGATGATGTGACCTACTTGAGAGCGGGAATCTGGAAGCCCAGAACACGTCCCGGGAACTTTGAGGGAGTAGGAGCCATAGGTTTAAAATGGTTGCAACGCGCCAAAAAAGAAACGGGTCTTCTCACAGCTACTGAAGTTGCTAATCGTACTCATGTGGATCTTGCTCTAGAACACGACATCGATCTATTATGGATAGGAGCTCGTTCTACGGTAAGCCCTTTTATCGTTCAAGAAATTGCAGATGCACTGGAGGGAACAGATAAAGTAGTTTTAGTAAAAAACCCGGTCAATCCAGATCTTGCCTTGTGGATAGGTGCCGTGGAGCGATTCCATACAGCAAATATCAAAAATCTGGGAGTGATCCACCGTGGGTTCAGTACTTATGATAAATCAAAATACCGTAACAATCCAGAGTGGCAAATTGCGGTAGATTTCCAGACGCGCTTACCTGACATACCGCTTATTTGTGATCCTTCACATATCACGGGTAAACGCGATATGATTTTTGACGTGTCGCAAACTGCACTAGACCTCAATTATGATGGTTTAATGATCGAGACGCATTACGATCCGGACAATGCATGGAGTGATGCTGCTCAACAAGTCACACCAGAAACTCTGCTCCAGATGTTCAAAGACCTGCGCATAAGAAAGGAATATGATGATGAGGCTGGTTTCCAAAATAAACTGGGTCAGCTGAGATCACAGATCGATATTCTCGATAATACCATCATAGAGACGCTAGGAAAACGCATGAAAATTGCTGACAGCATAGGTGGTTTGAAGAAAGAACGTAATGTAGCCGTTCTTCAGTCCAAAAGGTGGAATGAGATCCTGGGCAAGATGATTTTGCAAGGTGAGGAATACGGCTTGAGCGAGGAATTTATTCTCAAGGTTTTTAAAGCTGTCCACCAAGAATCCATTAATCACCAGGAGAAGGTAATTAAAGGATAA
- a CDS encoding prephenate dehydratase, with amino-acid sequence MKVAIQGIKGSYHHQVAVALYDETELVECTSFNDLASSVAAGSSDLGIMAIGNSIAGSILPNYNLIKDQGLFITGEYYLNINHQLVAVQGQKLEEVKEIQSHPMALLQCGIFLENLPAIKLVETDDTAAAAFRIARDRKNGVAAIASKIAAQEYNLEIIASDIQDVTNNYTRFVVLSSKDDINQEADKATLSFITGHEPGSLMKVLDVFAKSKINLSKIQSIPIVNQPFLFSFVADVEFQELGVFFTATKKLAAVTQSHEILGIYKSQAI; translated from the coding sequence ATGAAAGTAGCGATTCAAGGTATCAAAGGCTCTTATCACCATCAAGTAGCAGTGGCATTATACGACGAGACTGAGCTTGTAGAATGTACGAGTTTTAACGATCTGGCTTCAAGCGTGGCAGCCGGCAGTTCTGATTTGGGTATTATGGCGATAGGTAACTCTATCGCTGGGAGTATTTTGCCTAACTATAACCTCATCAAGGATCAAGGTCTTTTTATTACGGGTGAGTATTACTTAAACATCAACCACCAGCTTGTGGCGGTTCAGGGTCAAAAGCTGGAAGAAGTTAAAGAAATCCAGTCCCATCCCATGGCGTTGTTGCAATGCGGGATTTTTCTAGAAAACCTGCCCGCTATAAAGCTCGTAGAAACTGATGATACAGCCGCAGCTGCTTTCAGAATCGCGCGTGACCGCAAGAATGGTGTGGCAGCTATCGCCAGTAAAATCGCTGCTCAAGAATACAATCTGGAAATCATCGCCAGTGATATTCAAGATGTGACAAATAATTACACACGGTTTGTAGTACTCAGCAGCAAGGACGATATCAATCAAGAAGCAGATAAAGCTACACTCAGCTTCATCACGGGACATGAACCCGGGAGCTTGATGAAGGTTCTTGATGTCTTTGCCAAGTCTAAAATCAACTTGAGTAAAATCCAGTCCATACCGATTGTGAATCAACCATTCTTGTTCTCATTTGTGGCAGATGTGGAGTTTCAAGAACTGGGAGTATTCTTTACAGCAACGAAAAAACTGGCGGCGGTAACCCAGTCTCATGAAATTTTAGGAATCTATAAATCACAAGCGATATGA
- a CDS encoding type II toxin-antitoxin system VapC family toxin, producing the protein MKFFVDTNVILDVFLGRDPFDEAAIQVFEKIEFDGWELFTSDNAITTSYFYLKKQIGSKKAKTVIIDFLQEIKIQSVGRLQLLVAAQSNFKDFEDAVQYQCALSIGGIDGIITRNKKDFKNSHIPVYTPFEALEL; encoded by the coding sequence GTGAAATTTTTTGTTGACACAAATGTCATACTAGATGTATTTCTAGGTAGGGATCCGTTTGATGAGGCGGCGATTCAAGTTTTTGAAAAAATTGAATTTGATGGCTGGGAGCTTTTCACATCTGATAACGCGATCACAACATCCTATTTTTATTTAAAGAAACAAATCGGTTCTAAAAAAGCTAAAACAGTAATAATTGACTTTCTTCAAGAAATAAAAATCCAATCTGTTGGGCGTCTACAGCTATTAGTGGCGGCTCAGAGTAATTTCAAAGATTTTGAGGATGCCGTGCAATATCAGTGCGCCTTGTCTATTGGAGGAATTGATGGCATTATCACTCGAAATAAAAAAGACTTTAAAAACTCTCACATTCCTGTTTATACTCCATTTGAAGCTTTAGAGCTTTAA
- a CDS encoding dihydrolipoyl dehydrogenase family protein: MEKFDVFVFGTGTAGKYVADRCARNGKKVGIIDNREYGGTCSQRGCDPKKLMLASMEAYEFGKNMTGNGINNIPEIDFNAAHKYAKRYVSDIPSNTEEMLKNDGVACYHGDAHFVDEHTIELDGEQIQSDIFVIATGLKTRPLGIPGEEFTLESGDFFALQEAPKSVVFIGAGYIGMEFSHMLNRSGSRVTLIERDNQVMKPFEAFTANKLEAASRDQGINIIKNAQVSSIEKSGNRFIVNYAMEDGTHQITCDTVFNTAGRVPSVDALKLENANVITTDSGVKVNEYLQSTSQPHFYACGDVSNKNLPLTPLSSKEAKVVLNNILNKKEKFKFPTIPSVAFTLPNCGGIGMTEEEAREAGHDFEIHERDASDWFNNQRINAKHYAFKILVEKRTEQVLGAHILGHEAAEQLNIFAVVMKAGMKWSDLKDTIFTYPSWGNDILSM; encoded by the coding sequence ATGGAGAAGTTTGATGTTTTTGTTTTTGGTACGGGAACGGCTGGAAAGTACGTTGCAGACCGTTGCGCTAGAAATGGCAAGAAAGTAGGGATTATAGATAATCGCGAGTATGGTGGGACCTGTTCGCAAAGAGGTTGTGACCCTAAGAAGCTTATGCTGGCCAGCATGGAAGCCTATGAGTTTGGAAAAAACATGACTGGCAACGGAATCAATAATATTCCTGAGATCGATTTCAACGCCGCGCATAAGTACGCAAAACGTTACGTGAGCGATATACCCTCAAACACGGAGGAAATGCTCAAGAATGATGGTGTCGCCTGTTATCACGGCGATGCACACTTCGTAGATGAACATACTATTGAATTAGACGGTGAGCAGATTCAGTCTGATATTTTTGTAATTGCGACTGGGCTCAAAACTAGGCCGTTGGGAATTCCTGGTGAAGAATTTACGCTGGAATCTGGCGACTTTTTCGCGCTTCAAGAGGCTCCCAAATCAGTTGTTTTTATAGGTGCTGGTTATATAGGCATGGAATTCAGTCACATGCTCAATAGGTCAGGATCTAGAGTAACGTTGATTGAGAGAGATAATCAGGTGATGAAACCTTTTGAGGCTTTCACCGCAAATAAGCTGGAAGCTGCGAGTAGAGATCAAGGGATCAACATCATTAAAAACGCCCAGGTTTCCAGCATAGAGAAAAGCGGCAATCGTTTTATCGTTAATTATGCTATGGAGGACGGTACGCACCAAATCACTTGTGACACTGTTTTTAACACGGCAGGGCGGGTTCCGTCCGTTGACGCTCTGAAACTTGAGAATGCAAATGTGATTACAACCGATTCTGGAGTGAAGGTAAATGAGTATTTGCAAAGTACCAGTCAACCTCACTTTTATGCCTGCGGTGACGTATCTAACAAAAACCTACCGCTTACCCCTTTAAGCAGTAAGGAAGCTAAGGTGGTACTGAACAATATTCTGAACAAGAAAGAAAAATTTAAGTTTCCTACGATTCCCAGCGTTGCATTCACCTTACCCAATTGTGGTGGTATAGGAATGACCGAAGAAGAAGCCAGGGAAGCTGGACATGATTTTGAAATTCACGAGCGCGATGCCAGCGACTGGTTCAATAATCAGCGTATCAATGCAAAGCACTATGCGTTTAAAATCCTGGTAGAAAAGAGAACAGAGCAAGTTTTAGGCGCACATATTCTGGGACATGAGGCCGCTGAGCAATTAAACATTTTTGCGGTGGTCATGAAAGCTGGTATGAAATGGAGTGATCTCAAGGATACCATATTTACCTATCCGAGTTGGGGAAATGATATTTTGAGTATGTAA
- a CDS encoding pseudouridine synthase, which translates to MSRGSDKSRNGGKPAGQNKGPKKGGTPKSNTRGGKNQIIGTSRSGKPVTKKEYIARKKRESAPFKNDSNEIRLNKYIANSGLCSRREADIYIKAGSVTVNGKPVTEMGYKVKPGDEVKFDNRSIQPTKKEYFLLNKPKGFITPKKGEPSSKTVFDIMESATSNPLYFVGSLNRPSLGLMLFTTDLEIANKLNNPNQDMRKIYHVTLDRSFKHEDLVAIRKGVVIDREEIKVAEVNFVEGGRNNEIGIKIHSGKDNIVLRIFDHLGYEVKILDRVVLANLTKKDLPRGRYRRLTEQEIINLRMIP; encoded by the coding sequence ATGAGTAGAGGAAGCGATAAAAGCAGAAATGGAGGCAAGCCAGCTGGACAAAACAAAGGTCCTAAAAAGGGAGGTACACCTAAATCAAACACGCGAGGAGGTAAAAACCAGATCATAGGAACTTCTAGGTCCGGGAAGCCTGTGACTAAAAAGGAATATATCGCTCGTAAAAAACGTGAATCGGCTCCTTTCAAGAATGACTCAAACGAGATACGACTCAATAAATACATCGCAAATTCAGGACTGTGTAGTAGGAGAGAAGCTGATATTTATATCAAAGCAGGAAGCGTTACCGTGAATGGAAAACCCGTGACAGAAATGGGTTATAAAGTCAAACCTGGTGATGAGGTAAAGTTTGATAATCGCTCGATCCAACCCACTAAGAAAGAATATTTCTTGTTGAATAAACCCAAAGGTTTTATCACACCTAAAAAGGGAGAACCGTCTTCAAAAACGGTTTTTGACATCATGGAAAGTGCTACGAGTAATCCGCTATATTTTGTAGGTTCTTTGAACAGACCTTCATTAGGACTCATGCTTTTCACCACTGATCTTGAAATTGCTAACAAGCTGAATAATCCTAATCAAGATATGCGTAAAATTTACCATGTAACCTTGGATAGGAGTTTTAAGCATGAAGATCTCGTAGCTATTCGCAAAGGCGTAGTGATTGATCGAGAAGAGATTAAAGTAGCAGAGGTGAATTTTGTGGAAGGTGGTAGAAATAATGAGATAGGAATTAAAATCCACTCTGGGAAAGACAATATTGTGTTACGCATTTTTGACCATTTAGGGTATGAAGTCAAAATTTTGGATCGAGTGGTTCTGGCAAATCTCACTAAAAAAGATTTACCTAGAGGGCGCTACCGGCGTCTAACTGAGCAAGAAATTATCAACTTAAGGATGATACCCTAA
- a CDS encoding carbon-nitrogen hydrolase family protein codes for MNHQIKVALAQIAPVWLDRAATTAKILNYLEKAADQGAELVVFGEALLPGYPFWLALLDGAAWNKKEVKELHRHYALNAVDIERGDLDEVCAFAKARKISIYLGIIEKPQDRGGHSLYASMVYINQAGEIKSVHRKLQPTYDERLTWSPGDGNGLVTHKLKDFTVSGLNCWENWMPLPRAAMYAQGTNLHVACWPGSDHNTKDITRFIAREGRCFVLSVSSLMTKNDFPKGTPYYDLLTANAPEFLTNGGSCIAGPDGEWIIEPQIGEEKLIFADLDLHRVYEERQNFDPVGHYSRPDVTQLYVNRERQSTVKLG; via the coding sequence ATGAATCACCAGATCAAAGTAGCACTAGCACAAATCGCTCCCGTATGGCTGGATCGAGCAGCGACAACGGCAAAAATTCTCAATTACCTTGAAAAAGCTGCTGATCAGGGAGCTGAGTTGGTGGTTTTTGGAGAGGCTTTATTGCCGGGTTATCCGTTTTGGCTGGCGTTGTTGGATGGTGCTGCTTGGAACAAAAAAGAGGTAAAAGAGCTGCACAGGCACTATGCACTAAATGCTGTTGATATAGAGCGAGGAGATCTTGATGAGGTTTGCGCTTTCGCGAAAGCTAGAAAAATTTCCATCTATCTAGGAATTATTGAGAAACCACAAGATCGTGGAGGCCACAGCCTGTATGCGAGCATGGTGTACATCAATCAAGCTGGCGAGATTAAAAGTGTGCATCGCAAGCTGCAGCCCACTTATGACGAGCGACTCACCTGGTCACCAGGCGATGGTAATGGACTAGTTACCCACAAATTGAAAGATTTTACGGTAAGCGGCCTGAACTGCTGGGAAAACTGGATGCCGCTGCCCAGAGCGGCTATGTATGCTCAAGGTACTAATCTACATGTGGCGTGCTGGCCGGGTAGCGATCACAATACTAAAGACATCACTCGCTTTATAGCGCGAGAAGGTAGGTGTTTTGTACTTTCAGTTTCCAGTTTAATGACCAAAAACGACTTTCCCAAAGGCACCCCATACTATGATCTGCTGACTGCAAATGCTCCTGAATTCTTAACCAACGGAGGTAGTTGCATCGCTGGACCCGATGGGGAATGGATCATTGAGCCGCAGATAGGAGAGGAGAAACTCATCTTTGCTGATCTTGATTTACATCGCGTTTATGAAGAGCGTCAGAATTTTGATCCCGTAGGCCACTATTCCAGACCTGATGTTACTCAATTATATGTTAATAGAGAGCGGCAGAGTACTGTGAAACTAGGTTGA
- a CDS encoding DUF6364 family protein — MKTKLTLTVEKDVIEQAKEYAKNTGVSLSELIQEYLTRITGKTEKGEHVAETSSIYRKYAGIAKSDLDPVKDREKLRDIRLEKYLK; from the coding sequence ATGAAAACAAAGCTAACCCTAACTGTAGAGAAAGACGTTATTGAGCAGGCAAAAGAATACGCTAAAAATACCGGAGTGAGCCTTTCCGAATTAATTCAAGAGTATCTGACGCGCATAACTGGTAAAACAGAAAAAGGAGAACATGTTGCAGAAACTTCGAGTATTTACAGAAAATACGCAGGTATAGCAAAATCCGATTTAGATCCGGTCAAGGACAGAGAAAAATTAAGGGACATCCGATTGGAAAAATATCTTAAGTGA
- a CDS encoding prephenate dehydrogenase, translating to MDKAILIGCGLIGGSMMRDLKSHFPEITICGRDRSSENLQLATELGIIDREVEEADFADADLVVVSIPVDASTTVVRELLDQIGENTLIMDVGSTKEHICTAVSNHSKRHQFLAAHPIAGTEFSGPQAALKDLFKNKTMIVCEVEKTAHRFQDRARELFDILRVRVRYMTPQSHDRHIAFVSHLSHISSFMLGKTVIQEEQVERDIFDLAGSGFESTVRLAKSSPAMWTPIFALNKKHVLDSLDGYIENLSRFRESVKNDDYKTIFQEMEQTNRIKEILEGISNGK from the coding sequence ATGGATAAAGCAATACTTATAGGCTGTGGTCTTATAGGTGGTTCCATGATGCGAGATCTCAAGTCGCACTTCCCAGAAATCACCATCTGTGGTAGGGATCGATCTTCTGAGAACCTGCAACTGGCGACGGAGCTGGGTATTATAGATCGTGAAGTTGAAGAGGCAGACTTTGCAGATGCTGATCTTGTAGTCGTGTCCATTCCTGTGGATGCCTCTACAACTGTCGTTCGAGAACTGCTGGATCAAATAGGTGAAAACACTTTGATTATGGATGTAGGATCGACCAAGGAACACATTTGCACGGCGGTATCTAATCACTCAAAGAGACACCAGTTTCTAGCGGCTCACCCCATCGCCGGGACAGAATTTTCTGGCCCTCAAGCTGCTTTAAAAGACTTGTTCAAAAATAAAACCATGATCGTTTGTGAGGTGGAAAAAACAGCTCACAGATTTCAAGATCGCGCAAGGGAACTTTTTGATATACTGAGAGTTCGCGTACGATACATGACTCCACAGTCTCACGATAGGCACATCGCCTTTGTCTCACACCTTTCCCATATTTCCAGTTTCATGCTAGGCAAAACGGTGATTCAGGAGGAACAGGTAGAGCGGGATATTTTCGACCTTGCAGGAAGCGGATTTGAGAGCACGGTCAGGCTGGCAAAGAGCTCACCTGCCATGTGGACGCCTATCTTTGCGCTGAATAAAAAGCATGTGCTGGATAGTCTGGATGGTTATATTGAAAACTTATCTCGCTTTCGCGAAAGCGTAAAAAACGACGACTACAAAACCATTTTTCAAGAAATGGAACAAACAAATAGAATTAAGGAAATACTTGAAGGAATAAGCAATGGAAAATAA
- a CDS encoding TIGR04283 family arsenosugar biosynthesis glycosyltransferase: protein MLISIIIPVLNEEDSILSLLDHLNSNASFVRDCEIIVVDGGSTDHTREIISSYTTDKPAISLTLVNSPKGRAKQLHEGALNANGNIFYFLHADSYPPKNFDNHIRKAIKSGNPAGCFRMKFDSSHLWLKMIGWWTRFNWKASRGGDQSQYITRDLYKEIGGYDTNLPIYEDYDIINKLYEFKKYHVIPKWLKTSDRRYREVGVMRLQWYYLQIYYKKYRGATIEEILAFYRGNCN from the coding sequence GTGTTGATCAGTATAATTATTCCAGTGCTTAATGAGGAGGATTCCATTCTTTCCTTACTGGATCATTTAAATTCCAATGCCTCGTTTGTTCGTGACTGCGAGATTATTGTGGTGGATGGAGGGAGCACAGACCATACACGCGAAATAATAAGTTCCTATACTACTGATAAACCTGCAATTTCTTTAACGTTAGTAAATAGCCCAAAAGGTAGAGCCAAGCAATTACATGAAGGGGCTTTAAACGCAAATGGAAACATCTTCTACTTTCTCCACGCCGATAGTTATCCGCCGAAGAATTTTGACAATCATATCAGAAAAGCTATAAAATCTGGTAATCCAGCCGGATGCTTTAGAATGAAGTTTGACTCTTCTCATTTATGGTTGAAGATGATTGGTTGGTGGACGCGATTTAATTGGAAAGCCAGTCGTGGCGGTGATCAATCACAATACATCACAAGGGATTTATACAAGGAGATAGGCGGTTATGATACCAACTTACCTATCTACGAAGATTATGACATCATCAACAAACTCTACGAGTTTAAAAAATATCACGTAATCCCAAAATGGCTCAAAACCAGCGATAGAAGATATCGAGAAGTAGGCGTTATGCGATTACAATGGTATTACCTCCAGATTTACTATAAAAAATACAGAGGCGCTACGATTGAGGAAATTCTAGCTTTTTATAGGGGGAATTGTAATTAG
- a CDS encoding pyridoxal phosphate-dependent aminotransferase produces MIQPANKISQVQEYYFATKLREVRAMIAEGKEVINAGIGNPDLRPPQGVNEILFQSLQDSNAHGYQSYLGLPELREAISQFYKKHYEVGLDSSSEIVPLMGSKEGILHISMAFLNPGDQVLVPDPGYPTYASATKLCEATPVFYDLLLENNWQPDFAKLEQSDLSKVKLMWVNYPNMPTGAPGDLEVFEKLVAFAKAHNILIINDNPYSCVGYEKKQSILQVDGAMEVCLELNSISKTFNMAGWRVGMLLGKGNYLKEVLKVKTNMDSGMFYAVQKGAIAALNTPIEWLDQQNELYAARRLQMIEIARALELEPEVRQGGIFLWCKMKNSHDDKAFVDQLLKDRHIFVAPGSIFGENGRGYVRFSLCVNQEQITTMKRRTSKVPVHG; encoded by the coding sequence ATGATTCAACCAGCAAATAAAATAAGCCAAGTTCAAGAATACTATTTCGCCACAAAATTGAGGGAAGTACGCGCCATGATTGCCGAGGGTAAAGAGGTCATTAATGCAGGGATAGGCAATCCTGACCTGAGACCGCCTCAAGGTGTGAATGAAATCCTGTTTCAGTCCTTACAGGATTCTAATGCGCACGGTTACCAGAGTTATCTGGGGTTGCCAGAACTGCGGGAAGCAATTTCTCAATTCTATAAAAAGCATTATGAGGTTGGGTTAGATTCGAGTTCAGAGATTGTCCCGCTTATGGGAAGCAAGGAGGGAATTCTTCATATTTCTATGGCGTTTCTTAATCCAGGCGATCAGGTTCTGGTACCAGATCCTGGATACCCAACCTATGCCAGCGCAACAAAACTTTGTGAGGCGACACCTGTATTTTATGATTTGCTTCTTGAAAACAACTGGCAGCCGGATTTTGCGAAATTGGAGCAATCGGATTTGAGCAAAGTGAAACTTATGTGGGTCAACTATCCCAATATGCCCACGGGAGCGCCTGGTGATCTAGAGGTGTTTGAAAAACTTGTCGCTTTCGCGAAAGCGCACAATATCTTAATCATTAACGATAACCCATACAGTTGTGTAGGTTATGAGAAGAAACAGAGCATTTTGCAGGTGGATGGCGCAATGGAAGTTTGCCTAGAACTCAACAGCATCAGTAAGACATTCAATATGGCTGGCTGGCGTGTGGGAATGTTGCTGGGAAAAGGAAATTATTTGAAAGAGGTACTTAAAGTAAAGACAAATATGGATAGCGGGATGTTTTATGCCGTTCAAAAGGGAGCCATTGCCGCTTTAAACACACCCATTGAGTGGCTTGATCAGCAAAATGAACTTTATGCCGCTCGCAGATTGCAGATGATTGAAATCGCTCGCGCTCTTGAATTAGAGCCTGAAGTGCGACAAGGCGGTATTTTTCTTTGGTGTAAAATGAAGAATTCGCATGATGATAAAGCCTTTGTGGATCAACTGCTCAAAGACCGACACATTTTTGTAGCTCCGGGAAGCATTTTTGGTGAGAATGGTCGCGGTTATGTGCGCTTTTCGCTTTGTGTCAATCAAGAACAAATCACTACGATGAAAAGAAGAACTTCAAAAGTTCCAGTCCATGGATAA